A genomic stretch from Pseudomonas mendocina includes:
- a CDS encoding phosphonate ABC transporter ATP-binding protein, whose translation MSISLEGVGLTHANGHVALQAINLTVASGERVAIIGPSGAGKTTLLRLLANSVKPSTGQLALLGHAPWQLSSRNRQKLRSRIGLIHQSPPLPPRQRVVTAVLAGKLGQWPLLKSLFNLLYPLDINGARSALERLDLAEKLFNRCDQLSGGQLQRVGIARVLYQAPELILADEPVSAMDPKLAEHTLHILNTEATRQGATLVASLHAVDLALNHFPRIIGVRQGKLMFDLPAQAVTREQLDALYANEQLGGISAPASPAPLDTQIARC comes from the coding sequence GTGAGTATCTCGCTCGAGGGCGTGGGGCTTACCCACGCCAACGGCCATGTCGCCTTGCAGGCAATCAATCTGACAGTTGCCAGCGGTGAGCGCGTTGCCATCATCGGTCCCTCTGGAGCCGGTAAAACCACACTGCTACGTCTGCTGGCCAACAGCGTAAAGCCCAGCACAGGGCAGCTAGCCCTGCTCGGCCATGCTCCATGGCAGCTGAGCAGTCGCAACCGTCAAAAGCTGCGCTCCCGCATCGGCCTTATCCACCAGTCTCCTCCGCTACCACCACGACAGCGAGTTGTTACGGCGGTGCTGGCAGGAAAACTAGGCCAATGGCCGCTGCTGAAAAGCCTGTTCAACCTGTTGTACCCACTCGATATAAACGGCGCACGCTCAGCTCTAGAACGCCTGGATCTGGCAGAAAAACTATTTAATCGCTGCGATCAGTTATCTGGCGGACAGTTGCAACGGGTAGGAATTGCCCGCGTGCTGTATCAAGCCCCTGAACTGATTCTTGCTGACGAGCCGGTATCAGCCATGGACCCCAAACTGGCCGAGCACACCTTACATATTCTGAATACAGAGGCCACCCGCCAGGGAGCAACACTGGTGGCAAGCCTGCATGCGGTTGATCTGGCCCTCAATCACTTCCCTCGCATCATTGGCGTACGCCAGGGCAAGCTGATGTTTGATCTTCCGGCGCAAGCAGTAACCCGCGAGCAACTCGACGCCCTCTATGCCAACGAACAACTCGGCGGCATCTCTGCACCGGCATCCCCTGCGCCACTTGATACTCAGATTGCACGATGCTGA
- a CDS encoding ABC transporter permease, translating to MLKPAQRDPAALPRLLIATLAILLLWPGMQLSELSFKGLFNEDNAASVSGFLADFWPPADSAYFLQLLFKATLETLAIATAGMSLALLLALPASLLASRALSLSAVHREGQPTWGARLLRWPARGLLIVLRSIPEIVWALLFVRAVGLGPTAGVMAIAITYSGMLGKVYAEIYESVDQRPARALLAAGSSRLAAWAYGLLPNAAGEMLSYTVYRWECAIRASVVMGFVGAGGLGQQIDLSMRMFAGAEVSSMLLTFLLLVLLADLLSRLLRRQFL from the coding sequence ATGCTGAAACCCGCCCAGCGTGACCCGGCCGCCTTGCCACGCCTGCTAATTGCCACTCTGGCGATTCTGCTGCTTTGGCCTGGGATGCAACTAAGTGAGCTGAGCTTTAAAGGGCTGTTTAATGAGGATAACGCCGCCAGCGTAAGCGGCTTCCTTGCCGACTTCTGGCCACCGGCCGACTCAGCTTATTTCCTGCAACTGCTGTTTAAGGCAACCCTTGAAACCTTGGCCATCGCAACTGCCGGGATGAGCCTGGCCTTGCTGCTTGCCCTGCCCGCATCACTGCTGGCGAGCCGTGCCCTGTCGCTGTCTGCAGTTCACCGCGAAGGACAGCCAACTTGGGGGGCGCGACTGCTGCGCTGGCCGGCTCGAGGTCTGCTGATCGTACTGCGCAGCATTCCAGAGATCGTCTGGGCGTTACTCTTTGTAAGAGCCGTCGGCCTTGGCCCAACAGCCGGGGTAATGGCGATTGCCATCACTTACAGCGGCATGCTCGGCAAGGTCTACGCCGAGATTTACGAGTCAGTGGATCAACGCCCGGCCCGCGCCCTGCTTGCCGCCGGAAGTTCTAGGCTGGCCGCCTGGGCATACGGCCTTCTGCCCAATGCCGCCGGGGAGATGCTCTCTTACACCGTTTACCGTTGGGAATGTGCAATACGCGCCTCGGTCGTGATGGGGTTTGTCGGCGCAGGTGGACTCGGGCAGCAGATTGACTTGTCCATGCGCATGTTTGCCGGGGCAGAGGTGTCCAGCATGCTGCTGACCTTCCTGCTTCTGGTGCTGCTGGCTGATCTGCTTAGCCGTTTGCTACGTAGGCAATTCTTATGA
- the phnE gene encoding phosphonate ABC transporter, permease protein PhnE, which yields MKRRLINSLLLLLILAGVTSSFSYLNIDLSGLFSGDSLEQMGRYAGNFLTPDFSTTHLNAILNGSLETLAMSAMGTVLAAIFGLFLALPAAGNLGWLALQSSRLILNALRAIPELVWAALVVLAAGLGPNAGTLALALHTAGVLGRLFAEALENTPREPAQAIRLSGGSHLAAFCYGTLPNIWPQLLAYTLYRWENNIRMASVLGFVGAGGLGQMLYVNLSLFQEARAATVILAMLVLVLAVDGLSDWARQRWVSA from the coding sequence ATGAAAAGGCGACTCATCAACAGCCTCTTGTTGCTGCTGATACTGGCAGGCGTAACGAGTTCCTTTAGTTACCTGAACATCGACCTTAGCGGCCTATTCAGCGGTGACAGCCTTGAGCAGATGGGGCGCTACGCTGGTAACTTCCTAACGCCGGACTTTTCCACCACGCACCTGAACGCGATCTTAAATGGCAGCTTGGAAACCTTGGCTATGTCGGCCATGGGCACAGTGCTTGCTGCTATCTTTGGCTTATTCCTTGCCTTGCCTGCTGCGGGAAACTTAGGCTGGCTGGCCCTACAGAGCTCACGACTGATTCTCAACGCACTGCGGGCAATACCCGAACTGGTATGGGCTGCCCTAGTTGTGCTGGCCGCAGGGCTAGGCCCCAACGCAGGCACGCTGGCCTTGGCCCTGCACACCGCAGGCGTGCTCGGCAGGCTGTTTGCTGAAGCACTGGAAAACACGCCCAGAGAACCCGCACAAGCCATTCGCTTGAGCGGAGGCAGCCATCTGGCCGCTTTCTGCTATGGCACACTGCCAAATATCTGGCCGCAATTGCTGGCCTATACCCTCTACCGCTGGGAGAACAATATCCGCATGGCGAGCGTGCTAGGCTTCGTCGGCGCGGGGGGGCTTGGGCAGATGTTGTACGTCAATCTCAGCCTGTTTCAGGAAGCCCGCGCCGCCACCGTAAT